One segment of Trichlorobacter ammonificans DNA contains the following:
- a CDS encoding SCO family protein codes for MTARCRLSILNHLRLLCALATVLLLTALPAGAAGKETEPSPDHRHHAAPPPQPSADVGLDERLGSKLDLDARFRDENGTVVRLGDLISGPTIILPVYYTCTNVCNYLQGGLARVLPALKAAAGSDYRVISISFDPSETPEQATRTRKMYLTAINAPFPENGWRFLTGEPEDIRRFTTSIGYRFKQQGRDFVHPVASLIVSGDGTIVRYLYGTSFLSKDISLALLEAREGKVGTTIRKVVDFCFTFDPQGKTYVFNILKVSATVVILSAGGFLLFLLLTGTRRRSRTPEEP; via the coding sequence ATGACCGCTAGGTGCCGCCTGTCCATCTTGAACCACCTGCGCCTGCTCTGCGCCCTGGCGACGGTGCTGCTGCTGACGGCTCTGCCGGCAGGTGCCGCCGGAAAGGAGACGGAGCCGTCCCCCGATCACCGGCACCATGCCGCCCCGCCCCCGCAACCGAGCGCGGACGTGGGGCTCGATGAGCGTCTGGGGTCAAAGCTTGACCTGGATGCCCGTTTCCGCGACGAAAACGGTACCGTGGTGCGGCTGGGAGACCTGATCTCCGGCCCCACCATCATCCTGCCGGTCTACTACACCTGCACCAACGTCTGCAACTACCTGCAGGGGGGGCTGGCCCGGGTGCTGCCGGCACTCAAGGCCGCGGCCGGCAGCGACTACCGCGTCATCTCCATCAGCTTCGATCCCTCCGAAACACCGGAACAGGCGACCCGGACGCGGAAGATGTACCTGACCGCCATCAACGCGCCGTTCCCGGAGAACGGCTGGCGGTTTCTGACCGGCGAGCCGGAGGATATCCGCCGCTTCACCACCTCCATCGGCTACCGCTTCAAGCAGCAGGGGCGGGACTTCGTGCATCCGGTGGCCAGCCTGATCGTCAGCGGTGACGGCACCATTGTCCGCTACCTCTACGGCACCTCCTTTCTGAGCAAGGATATCAGCCTGGCCCTGCTGGAGGCCCGGGAGGGAAAGGTGGGCACCACCATCCGCAAGGTGGTCGATTTCTGCTTCACCTTCGATCCGCAGGGTAAAACCTACGTCTTCAACATACTTAAGGTGAGCGCCACGGTGGTGATCCTCTCCGCCGGCGGCTTTCTGCTGTTTCTGCTGCTGACCGGCACACGGCGCCGCAGTCGCACTCCGGAGGAACCATGA
- a CDS encoding cytochrome c oxidase subunit 3 family protein, which produces MNHPVHKDYAGAKLGMWLFLFTELLLFGGLFVLYAVYLARYPQEFSTGGHQLNVVLGCINTLILLTSSLFAAMAVTAIQQDNRPLTLRLLGGTILCAAGFMVIKYFEWSAKIHHGIYPGSAKLTQGPPGESVFFSLYYMSTGIHGLHVLIGAALLAWVALQVKKGEVTGSDYVLLENGALYWHLVDLIWIFIFPLYYLML; this is translated from the coding sequence ATGAACCATCCAGTGCATAAGGACTATGCCGGCGCGAAACTCGGCATGTGGTTGTTTTTGTTCACGGAACTGCTGCTATTCGGCGGACTGTTCGTCCTCTACGCCGTCTACCTGGCCCGCTATCCCCAGGAGTTTTCAACCGGCGGCCACCAGCTCAACGTGGTGCTGGGCTGCATCAACACCCTGATCCTGCTGACCAGCAGCCTGTTCGCCGCCATGGCGGTGACGGCCATCCAACAGGACAACCGCCCCCTGACCCTGCGGCTGCTGGGCGGCACCATCCTCTGCGCCGCCGGTTTCATGGTGATCAAGTACTTCGAGTGGAGTGCCAAGATCCATCACGGCATCTACCCCGGATCGGCCAAACTGACGCAGGGACCGCCGGGTGAATCGGTCTTCTTCAGCCTCTACTACATGAGCACCGGCATCCACGGCCTGCACGTGCTGATCGGCGCCGCCCTGCTGGCCTGGGTGGCCCTGCAGGTCAAAAAGGGTGAGGTCACCGGCAGCGACTACGTGCTGCTGGAAAACGGCGCCCTGTATTGGCACCTGGTGGATCTGATCTGGATTTTCATCTTTCCGCTCTACTATCTCATGCTCTAG
- the ctaD gene encoding cytochrome c oxidase subunit I yields MTEQAQMTTERGFWTDTGATGIGSWIFSTDHKRIGLLYFYSVLAFFLVGVLLGLALRLELMAPGRDIMSAQTYNAVFTVHGVVMIFLFIIPGIPGAFGNMVMPIQIGAADVSFPRLNLFSWWLYVIGTVLVLLSLFTGGGAPDTGWTFYVPFSARTGTNVSLALFGVFILGFSSILTGINFVTTIHRLRAEGMTWSRIPLFTWSLYATAWVQILATPVLGITLVLVIAERMLGTGLFDAARGGDPIMFQHLFWIYSHPAVYIMILPAMGVISEIIPVFSRKPIFGYKMIAFSSLAIAAAGSLVWGHHMFTSGMSDTAVLVFSFLTFIVAIPSAIKVFNWVSTLYKGSISLDPPMLFALTFILLFSIGGLTGLILGAAATDVHVHDTHFVVGHFHYVMFGGTGFAFFAAMHYWLPKFYGRTYAVRPAVIAWGFLFVGFNLLYFSMKVLGMQGMPRRYYDYLPEFANLNLVATVGSWILALGLVIMLVNLFQGLFRGAPFTGNPWGGATLEWTTPTPPPTLNFTGEPVVTHGPYDFKALQHRIAGDTNGTSP; encoded by the coding sequence ATGACGGAACAGGCCCAGATGACGACCGAGCGGGGGTTCTGGACCGATACCGGCGCAACCGGCATCGGTTCCTGGATATTCTCCACCGACCACAAGCGGATCGGTCTTCTGTATTTCTATTCCGTGCTGGCCTTCTTCCTGGTGGGGGTTCTGCTGGGGCTTGCGCTGCGGCTGGAACTGATGGCTCCCGGCCGGGATATCATGTCGGCCCAGACCTACAATGCCGTCTTCACGGTACATGGCGTGGTGATGATCTTCCTCTTCATCATTCCCGGCATTCCCGGCGCCTTCGGCAACATGGTCATGCCGATCCAGATCGGCGCGGCGGACGTCTCCTTCCCCCGCCTGAACCTCTTCTCCTGGTGGCTCTACGTCATCGGCACCGTCCTGGTGCTGCTCTCCCTCTTTACCGGCGGCGGGGCACCGGACACCGGCTGGACCTTCTACGTTCCCTTCAGCGCCCGTACCGGCACCAACGTTTCCCTGGCCCTGTTCGGCGTCTTCATCCTGGGCTTCTCCTCCATCCTCACCGGCATCAACTTCGTCACCACCATCCATCGCCTGCGGGCAGAAGGGATGACCTGGAGCCGCATCCCCCTGTTCACCTGGTCCCTGTACGCCACCGCCTGGGTGCAGATTCTGGCCACCCCGGTGCTGGGGATCACCCTGGTGCTGGTGATCGCGGAGCGGATGCTGGGCACCGGCCTCTTCGACGCCGCCCGGGGGGGGGATCCGATCATGTTCCAGCACCTCTTCTGGATCTACTCCCATCCCGCGGTCTACATCATGATCCTGCCGGCCATGGGGGTGATCTCGGAGATCATTCCGGTCTTTTCCCGCAAGCCGATCTTCGGCTACAAGATGATCGCCTTCTCCAGCCTGGCCATTGCCGCCGCCGGATCGCTGGTCTGGGGGCACCATATGTTCACCAGCGGCATGAGCGACACCGCCGTGCTGGTCTTCTCCTTCCTGACCTTCATCGTGGCCATTCCCTCGGCCATCAAGGTATTCAACTGGGTTTCCACCCTCTACAAAGGTTCCATTTCCCTTGATCCGCCGATGTTGTTCGCGCTCACCTTCATCCTGCTCTTCTCCATCGGCGGCCTCACCGGCCTGATCCTCGGTGCCGCCGCCACCGACGTGCATGTGCACGACACCCACTTCGTGGTGGGACACTTCCACTACGTCATGTTCGGCGGCACCGGTTTCGCCTTCTTCGCCGCCATGCACTACTGGCTGCCCAAGTTTTACGGCCGCACCTACGCCGTCCGTCCGGCGGTGATCGCCTGGGGATTCCTGTTCGTCGGTTTCAACCTGCTCTATTTTTCCATGAAGGTGCTGGGGATGCAGGGGATGCCGCGGCGCTACTACGACTATCTGCCGGAGTTCGCCAACCTGAACCTGGTGGCCACCGTGGGCAGCTGGATTCTGGCACTGGGCCTGGTCATCATGCTGGTGAACCTCTTCCAAGGGCTTTTCCGGGGCGCGCCGTTCACCGGCAACCCCTGGGGCGGCGCCACCCTGGAATGGACCACCCCCACCCCGCCGCCGACCCTGAACTTCACCGGCGAACCGGTGGTAACCCATGGCCCCTATGACTTCAAGGCACTGCAGCACCGTATTGCAGGCGACACCAACGGGACCTCACCATGA